DNA sequence from the Cottoperca gobio chromosome 2, fCotGob3.1, whole genome shotgun sequence genome:
CGATGTGCGAGATATCTGGTGGtttattgtgctttttttcATCAGTCAACCAAAAGCCACAGGAAGCCTTTAAGTATCTCCAGAGCTTCATCTCACTGTGAGTGAGTAAAAGATGTTGCGCAGCCGTTCAGATGAACCATCCCTACTAATTTGATTAAAATCAAAGCAGTGGTGGCAGTTATGGCTTTGCAGATTTTAAATAATTCCATTCATAATTCCTTTTATAATTGCCTGTGTAAGGGCAATCAGTGTCGTCTCTTTAAATGCTTTACATCACAACTCCAAATCTTGTCAGAATCACACAGATGttttctaaaattaaaatgtcttattgtactatataatatatacaagaTTTAATTTGTCTTAAGAAAGTAAAAGGGGTGAATTGTAGGATAAATAGTGtaagattaaacattaaaagaaaggtGTATATAGGTTGTCTGGTGTTCGACATTTGAACTATAAACCTGGGTGTTTttgaaaatcattttaatatatatatttacattttgatacTTGTTGGATGGTCAGCTGCCTGAAAATActtacagatatttcataaagacaaataaaatattatttttcgaTTGCCAAAAATGTCCAATACCAACTGCTGATGAAGACTATGAGGTGGGGTGGAAAGGTCCTGCAATATAATTGAATTAGAACTTGTTTTATGatatttatgatgttttattcacaacatttaaacatttgagaATTTGGTTTAACATTTCTACTTGATTAAAGCATATACAGTAAGCATATAAATCGCCtttttccattattattattatcattgttataattattataattataattataattattattattattataattataattataattattatgtaattgTAATTAGCTGCCACATAATATATGCGACAGTGCATTTCTACTCTATTTCATTCTATTCTGAGCCTCAGCCAATCAGGGCCGGAGAATCAGTCAAAGCAGGAAGTCGTCACCGCTGGCAGAGCAGTATTCCCGCGAAGATTGAGACCTCTCAGTAGGTGAATTACTGTTTGTTTCCCGGTATGTCTCGttattatttgatattataCATTCCTAGACAAACTATCGTTAATGTAAGTGCATCGACAAAGTAATCTTACCTCGCTAAAACAAAACGTGCTGCTAAAGACGTGACGTGACGTTCAGTTCAGCGTGGAGAGAAAGTGATACCAAACTCCATTCGTAAATTATGACAAATTAGTGCCTCCTTGTTTAGCGCAAATAAGAATACATCTTGAACACAACTTTGGACTGCTTCTGAATATTTACAAGTGACTCTATTCTTCGGCATACATATCACACACTAAGGTTTAATGGATATGTCTATATTGTAAAGATGCAGGCTATATTGTGAACACTCCTCAGAGGCAGTTATTTAAGTGGAGATTGTATTCAAATAGGTTTCTTATTTCATTAGCTATATGCCGAATTGAATGgtgatttattatatttattatagcccTTATCTAATGTTACAGCATTCGTGCTTTTATGTCGCACAAGGTGAGATCATAGTGTTGACGAATACTAGAATGGAGTTTGGCGTAAACTTGTCAACATCCAAGACAAAGTCTGCTATCAGGGTTAAGGCTGTTGAAGCTACAATGTTACTGCAACTGCTAAAGGATTTGCATCCACATGAGATTAAATACAGAATTGTAGCTAAATACTGCTGGTGAGGAGATAGTTAACTGGGCAGAAAGTAAAACTAGGGCCTAGAGAGCAATTCTGATATAATTACTCTCATATTGTGGTGCTGCTTTATGGAATAAAAACATACTGAAGTAGTTTTCATTTTCATGGGATGTCATTAAGGACCCTTGGAAGTCCCTGCAGCACATTTTGGGCACCACACATGTCGTGCATTTTAACCAATGACATGTTTTGCGGTTTATAGTCGCAGCAACATGAGCAAGAGGAAGTCAAAAGATGCTCATTTGCCAGTAGGAGAATGCATTACACAGGTTTGTATCAGCCATTTTCACTTATTCTCATCCAACTTGCTTATGGTGATGCGTCACTGTAATAATggcttttattttatcttcatgTTCAGCTTCAGGAGATTTTGAGGAAGCGGCTTTGCCATCAGCAGCTCCCCGACAGGCCGGAGGGAGTGGAAGCTCAGCACAAGTAGGTTTATGTTTCAGCTCTAGTTAAGATAAATGTTTAGGTCATTTACAGGTCCGACACATGAAATGTTAAACATGCAGACATGTGCTACTGTGGAGAAACGCCTTATTTTATAGAGGGATATAAGATTCACATAATTAAAGGAAGATCCTTGAATTTTAAAATAGAAACTGTAGTTTGTCAAGTGTAATAAAGAAACGGTCTGGGACTCTTGAGTCTGTGACCCAGTTCAGTCTTACCTGGCTGACGGCACTGTCCCAGTTTGCCGATTGGAAAAGCTCCAGTTCCCAGCTGACTTGTACACAACAGAGCATCCCAGGTGTTGCTCTCTACAGCAGGGAGTGAAATCCATCTCCAACACTGAGGATTCAATCATTTATACTCATTAGATGGAGCGGTTACTGCAGGCAGGTTACTGACTCCAAGTaggaaaaacagacaaatgtCTCTTTTAAGCATAGAGCTCATTATTCTCCCACAACTGAAGGAGCACTATGGGTATTGTAGTCAAAACGCTGTATTTTCAGACACCTCCTGGAGCTGCTGAAGCGGACGGCCGTCCACGGGGAGAGTAACTCTGTGCTAATCGTGGGTCCCAGAGGGGCAGGAAAAACAATGGTGAGCCTCTGCAGCCAGAACACATGCTTGAAATGGGCTTATgggtaaagaaaaaaagatgaattgtGTTGCAAGTGTGTTTAAATCCTGGGAGGGTTGTATTGtctgatggtgtgtgtttgtctgcagctgctgaagTGTGTGCTGAGAGACCTGCTGGAGGAAACAGAAGCACAAACAAACCTGCTACAGGTTCATCTCAATGGTACAAGCTCTGATTCCTCACCATACctaatgttatttattgagAATTTAAGGATGTTAATGCATAGACATGTTGTACGATCtctcatttctgtatttgttcttTATTATGACCACAGAAGAAACTCCTTTATTAAACATCAGACACATCTGGTCTGTTTGCTGTAGGTCTCCTGCAGACGAACGACAGAATAGCGCTACAAGAAATAACGCGGCAGCTCCACCTGGAAAACGTCGTCGGTGACAAAGTGTTTGTAAGTATCAGGAAAGAGTTAAATCGACAGTTTTGTCATTAATGATGCAATAAAACCTGCTTCTGTTTCATTTCAGGGAAGTTTTGCAGAGAATCTGGCCTTCTTGCTGGAGGCATTGAAGAAAGGTTAGAACATGTGGAACATGTGGAACATGTGGAACATGCTGCATCACTGATGAATCCTCTGAATGTGTGGTTTATTTTTtcacaccttcttcttcttcttcttctctctctcgtgtccAGGGGATCGCAGCAGCAGCCGCCCGGTGTTGTTCGTCCTGGATGAGTTCGACCTGTTTGCGCACCACAAGAACCAGACTCTGCTCTACAACCTGTTGGACGTCTCCCAGTCGGCCCAGGCTCCCATCGCTGTGGTCGGCACCACCTGCAGACTGGTGCGCCTCGCTCAATCCTCCCGACCTTCCACCTTAATACTGCTCCTTTGGacaatgaaacatttatttgtcttcaTTTGCATCCAGGACgtcctggagctgctggagaagcGGGTGAAGTCGCGGTTTTCCCACCGTCAGATCCACCTGCTGAACAACCCGACGTTCACTCAGTACCTGGAGCGGGTGCAAACCCAACTCAGCCTGTCGGACGACTTCCCGGACAACAAGTTCTCTCGGGACTGGAACGCCAGCATCGAGGTAAATCAAGGGGCTGATCTTGAATTAGACATAAGTACGTTCAAAGTGGATGGATCAGGTGCTCAGGTTTGTTTTCTCCTTCAGACTCTGTGTGAAGACAAATCAGTGGCGGAGGTTTTACAGAGACACTTCAACTCCAGCAAGGACTTCCGGTCAATGCACATGCTGCTGGTACAGCACCTTTGAATTATTACAAACTACATCTGCCATTTAGTTTGAGGCACTAAAAGGGGAGACTCTTTTATTTGCAGATGTTGTGCCTGAGTCGCGTGTCTGCAGCCAAACCTGCCATCAGACCTGCAGACCTGCTGGAGGccagcaaaatgtgttttgccgaCGCCAAGGCGAATATGCTCCACGGTAAAAACCAAATCGTACAAATCATTGTTCCCTCTGAGGAGTCTGCACTAAGTTCACACGTGTGTTTCTATTTTCTCTTTAGGTCTGTCCATCCTGGAGTTGTGCCTGATCATCGCCATGAAACACCTCAACGACGTGTACGAAGGAGAGCCGTTCAATCTGCAAATGGTTCACAACGGTACGACTGCATACTGAAAAACTCACTTCGTTTTAGTAAATCTGTTTGTGCAATTTGTTAAAACGGGCAGAGAAACATAAGTTAAGCACGGGTACTAAAAAAGAGTCTGGTTGTGAGTTTAAACAATCACCCAGACTGTAATTCAACCTTTTCTAACCGGCGTGTGAGATGACTCGTTGTCTTTGTTTTAAGAGTTCAAGAAGTTCCTGCAGAGGAAGTCAAACTCCATGTACAACTTTGAGCAGCCGGTCATCATGAAGGtctttataacacatcacaagagtcacagagaaacatcTGAATACACACATGGCTTACTTTAAAGACTTGACTGAACACTTCCTGGTCCTCAGGCCTTCGagcacctgcagcagctggagatGATCCGGCCGGTCGACAGCTCCGTGGTTAAAACTCAGAGGGAATACCGGCTGATGAGGCTCATGCTGGACCACAGTCAGGTCATGGAGGCCCTGCAGAAGTACCCACAATGCCCCACTGACGTCAAGCAGTGGGCCATGTCGGCGTTCGGCTAGGACGACATACGTTTGGACTTTATGTAAATGTGCTTTCAGAATAAGAAAATCACCAGGAGACGAGCGCTACGG
Encoded proteins:
- the LOC115019604 gene encoding origin recognition complex subunit 4-like; this translates as MSKRKSKDAHLPVGECITQLQEILRKRLCHQQLPDRPEGVEAQHKHLLELLKRTAVHGESNSVLIVGPRGAGKTMLLKCVLRDLLEETEAQTNLLQVHLNGLLQTNDRIALQEITRQLHLENVVGDKVFGSFAENLAFLLEALKKGDRSSSRPVLFVLDEFDLFAHHKNQTLLYNLLDVSQSAQAPIAVVGTTCRLDVLELLEKRVKSRFSHRQIHLLNNPTFTQYLERVQTQLSLSDDFPDNKFSRDWNASIETLCEDKSVAEVLQRHFNSSKDFRSMHMLLMLCLSRVSAAKPAIRPADLLEASKMCFADAKANMLHGLSILELCLIIAMKHLNDVYEGEPFNLQMVHNEFKKFLQRKSNSMYNFEQPVIMKAFEHLQQLEMIRPVDSSVVKTQREYRLMRLMLDHSQVMEALQKYPQCPTDVKQWAMSAFG